A genomic segment from Streptomyces sp. NBC_01233 encodes:
- a CDS encoding DUF5655 domain-containing protein, which translates to MNSRGLHGGRIDSLGIDENGSPVVVEYKRGRDAGVITQGLFYLSWLVDHKAEFQHLVRDRLGDAAAAQVLWSAPRLICVAEDFTRYDVHAVREIRRSIDLVRYSYFGSDLLALEPVASVVADGAVRTDRRQRKVAPADRAPSGAGVPDLRAALEELLLGLGDDVSRIDRKQYRAYRTLRNFACVSHGHQQEVVMTLRLSPKDFDLVPGFTRDVSEIGHHGTGDLEVRLRTDRDLRRAEPLLRQAYEAV; encoded by the coding sequence GTGAACTCGCGGGGATTGCACGGAGGCAGGATCGACTCGCTCGGTATCGACGAGAACGGCTCGCCCGTCGTCGTCGAGTACAAGCGCGGACGTGACGCCGGAGTCATCACGCAGGGGCTCTTCTACCTGTCGTGGCTCGTCGACCACAAGGCGGAGTTCCAGCACCTGGTCCGCGACCGGCTCGGGGATGCGGCCGCGGCCCAGGTGCTGTGGAGCGCACCCAGGCTGATCTGCGTCGCGGAGGACTTCACGCGCTACGACGTCCACGCCGTACGCGAGATCCGCCGCAGCATCGACCTGGTCCGCTACAGCTACTTCGGCAGCGACCTGCTGGCCCTTGAGCCGGTGGCCTCCGTCGTCGCCGACGGAGCGGTCCGAACCGACCGCCGGCAGCGCAAGGTGGCGCCGGCGGACAGGGCGCCGTCCGGCGCTGGCGTCCCGGACCTGAGGGCTGCGCTGGAGGAGCTGCTCCTGGGGCTCGGTGACGACGTCAGCCGGATAGACCGCAAGCAGTACCGGGCGTACCGGACGCTGCGGAACTTCGCCTGCGTCAGCCACGGCCACCAGCAGGAAGTCGTCATGACCCTCCGCCTGTCGCCCAAGGACTTTGACCTCGTCCCCGGCTTCACCCGGGACGTCAGCGAGATTGGCCACCACGGCACGGGCGACCTCGAAGTTCGGCTGCGCACGGACCGTGATCTCCGCAGAGCGGAGCCACTGCTGCGGCAGGCCTACGAGGCTGTCTGA
- a CDS encoding cold-shock protein, with the protein MQRGRVKWFNTTKGFGFIKPEGSDQDIFVHISAVSAAGLNTLNDDQEIEFEIEENQKNSKASAINLKVVD; encoded by the coding sequence ATGCAGCGAGGACGAGTGAAGTGGTTCAACACCACCAAGGGGTTCGGTTTCATCAAGCCGGAGGGCAGTGACCAAGACATCTTCGTCCACATTTCCGCCGTCTCGGCGGCAGGTCTGAACACCCTCAATGACGACCAGGAGATCGAGTTCGAGATCGAGGAGAACCAGAAGAACAGCAAGGCGTCCGCCATCAATCTGAAGGTTGTGGACTAG
- a CDS encoding IS701 family transposase → MRLGEVERLRGELAEFVADVFASFPRRDQRRWGGCYLRGLMLDGRRKSIQPMAERLPDGNMQALQQFVNQSPWDPLPVRRRISERLTKAVRPEVWVVDDVSFPKCGRASAGVARQYCGALGKTANCQVAVSVHAATDLASCPLEWELFLPEDWAADEGKRRRAGVPEEVGHVSKTSLALGLLDRLATWLPRVPVIVADAGYGRSVSFRLALEERGWSYVMAVDPKEVARPAAAEPFHPAYGGLGPPTLPRYREAARSLASFIDADTCFQAVTWRQGSKGPMTSRFAVLEVRPSGREACRTAQEQGGGRNQWDGILPVRTLLVEQPDDAAEPTGYWMSNLPATTPAADLVRWAKMRWRIEHDYRELKHGLGLDHFEGRTWRGWHHHVTLVTAAQAFLTLRRLDPKAHTPA, encoded by the coding sequence ATGAGGCTTGGGGAGGTGGAACGGCTCCGGGGTGAGTTGGCGGAGTTCGTTGCTGATGTGTTCGCTTCGTTTCCGCGGCGGGATCAGCGTCGGTGGGGCGGGTGTTATCTGCGGGGTTTGATGCTGGACGGGCGGCGTAAGTCGATCCAGCCGATGGCCGAGCGGTTACCGGACGGGAACATGCAGGCCCTGCAGCAGTTCGTGAATCAGTCGCCGTGGGATCCGCTACCGGTGCGGCGGCGGATCTCCGAGCGGCTGACGAAAGCTGTCCGGCCCGAGGTGTGGGTGGTCGATGACGTGTCGTTTCCCAAGTGCGGGAGGGCGTCGGCGGGAGTGGCCCGGCAGTACTGCGGCGCTCTGGGCAAGACGGCCAACTGCCAGGTCGCGGTCAGCGTCCACGCAGCGACCGACCTCGCGTCCTGCCCGTTGGAGTGGGAGTTGTTCCTGCCCGAGGACTGGGCGGCGGACGAGGGGAAGCGGCGGAGGGCCGGGGTGCCTGAGGAGGTCGGGCATGTGTCCAAGACCTCTCTGGCTCTGGGCCTGCTCGACCGCCTCGCCACCTGGTTGCCGCGGGTGCCGGTGATCGTGGCCGATGCCGGCTACGGCCGCAGTGTCTCCTTCCGGCTCGCGCTGGAGGAACGCGGCTGGTCCTACGTGATGGCGGTCGATCCCAAAGAGGTCGCACGGCCTGCCGCCGCCGAGCCGTTCCACCCGGCTTACGGCGGGCTGGGGCCGCCCACGCTGCCCCGTTACCGCGAGGCGGCCCGGTCCCTGGCGAGTTTCATTGATGCCGACACCTGTTTCCAGGCAGTCACCTGGCGCCAGGGAAGTAAGGGCCCCATGACCTCGCGTTTCGCTGTCCTGGAAGTGCGTCCGTCGGGCAGGGAAGCCTGCCGCACCGCCCAGGAACAGGGCGGGGGCCGCAACCAGTGGGACGGAATCCTTCCCGTGCGCACGCTGCTGGTCGAACAGCCCGACGATGCCGCGGAACCGACCGGCTACTGGATGTCGAATCTGCCCGCGACCACTCCCGCCGCCGACCTGGTGAGGTGGGCGAAGATGCGCTGGCGGATCGAGCACGACTACCGCGAACTCAAGCACGGCCTGGGCCTGGACCACTTCGAAGGCCGCACCTGGCGCGGCTGGCACCACCACGTCACCCTCGTCACCGCCGCCCAGGCCTTCCTCACCCTCCGGCGGCTCGACCCAAAAGCACACACGCCGGCCTGA
- a CDS encoding IS701 family transposase, giving the protein MTPDEIAVVRGELEDFAAEVFEPFARNDQRRWGKVYLRGLLTDGQRKSVEPMAARLGEDGNRQALAHFVTTSPWDPAHIRARLAWKMETAVRPTTLIFDDTGFLKDGNASACVSRQYTGTAGKVTNCQVGVSLHMASDHASVAIDWRLFLPETWDPTSPKADPNKVARRGACQIPDDAGHVEKWQLALDMLDETRSWGIEVPLAVADAGYGDAAAFRHGLQARGLNYVVGISTTLSAQPGHAVPAAEPYSGNGRPPVAKYPDKPQSVKQLVIAAGRKTAKPVQWREGSRPGTGRSGFKRIYSRFVTMRIRPAGREVRQAADGPELPECWLLAEWPADQAEPVQFWLSDLPADTPLTTLVRLAKLRWRIEHDYREMKQALGLAHFEGRTWNGWHHHVTLVSVAHAFCTLQRLAQAPKDRAPA; this is encoded by the coding sequence ATGACTCCGGACGAGATCGCTGTAGTGCGTGGCGAGTTGGAGGATTTCGCGGCGGAGGTGTTCGAGCCTTTCGCGCGGAACGATCAGCGTCGGTGGGGAAAGGTCTACCTGCGGGGCTTGCTGACCGACGGGCAGCGCAAGTCGGTCGAGCCGATGGCAGCACGGCTGGGTGAGGACGGGAACCGGCAGGCCCTGGCCCATTTCGTGACCACCAGCCCGTGGGATCCCGCCCATATCCGGGCCAGGCTGGCCTGGAAGATGGAAACGGCGGTCCGGCCGACCACTTTGATCTTTGATGACACCGGGTTCCTCAAAGACGGCAATGCCTCGGCGTGTGTGTCGCGGCAGTACACCGGCACCGCGGGCAAAGTCACCAACTGCCAGGTGGGAGTCTCGCTGCACATGGCGTCCGACCACGCCTCGGTGGCCATCGACTGGCGGCTGTTCCTGCCCGAGACCTGGGATCCCACATCGCCGAAAGCGGACCCGAACAAGGTCGCGCGACGCGGCGCCTGCCAGATCCCCGACGACGCCGGGCATGTGGAGAAGTGGCAGCTGGCACTCGACATGCTCGACGAGACCCGCTCGTGGGGCATTGAGGTGCCGCTGGCCGTCGCGGACGCCGGATACGGTGACGCCGCGGCCTTCCGCCACGGCCTTCAGGCCCGCGGCCTCAACTATGTGGTGGGAATCTCCACCACCCTCTCGGCCCAGCCCGGCCACGCGGTGCCGGCGGCCGAGCCGTACTCCGGGAACGGACGGCCACCAGTGGCGAAGTACCCGGACAAGCCGCAGTCGGTGAAACAGCTGGTCATCGCGGCGGGCCGGAAAACAGCGAAGCCGGTGCAATGGCGTGAGGGCTCCCGGCCCGGCACCGGCCGCAGCGGCTTCAAGCGGATCTACTCGCGGTTTGTGACCATGCGGATCCGGCCCGCCGGCCGCGAGGTCCGCCAGGCGGCCGACGGCCCGGAGCTGCCCGAGTGCTGGCTCCTGGCCGAGTGGCCCGCCGACCAGGCCGAACCCGTCCAGTTCTGGCTGTCCGACCTGCCCGCCGACACCCCGCTGACCACCCTGGTCCGCCTGGCCAAACTCCGCTGGCGCATCGAGCACGACTACCGCGAGATGAAACAGGCCCTGGGCCTGGCCCACTTCGAGGGCCGCACCTGGAACGGGTGGCACCACCACGTCACCCTCGTCTCCGTCGCCCATGCCTTCTGCACCCTGCAACGACTGGCCCAAGCCCCAAAAGACAGGGCGCCGGCCTGA
- a CDS encoding IS701 family transposase, producing MFDQLTGRIAGRFARVEPRRHATALVLGLLADLPRKNCWTLAEHAGDSTPDGMQHLLHRAKWDADAVRDDVRAYVVEHLADDEAVLVVDETGDLKKGTATVGVQRQYTGTAGRIENSQVAVYLVYSAACGHAAIDRALYVPRSWTDDLDRCRTAGIPEDLTFTTKPVLAARMITRALDAGTPARWVAGDEVYGDNPHLRAALEDRRTGYVLAVSSTHQVATVAGKFPAKAIVAKIPKRAWQRRSAGAGAKGERYYDWAQADIHGPADRPGHWWLLVRRNRRSGELAFYRCFSPHSVPLSDLVRVAGRRWTVEETFQAGKGLAGLDEHQVRRWTSWHRWVTLAMLAHAFLAVTAAAERRDHPAPDDLIPLTCNEIQRLFTTLTSRAHDLAHRLRWSHWRRRHQARARDCHYRRQAAAQP from the coding sequence ATGTTCGACCAGCTGACGGGCCGTATCGCGGGCCGGTTCGCGCGAGTCGAACCACGCCGCCACGCAACGGCGTTGGTGCTGGGCCTGCTGGCGGACCTGCCAAGGAAGAACTGCTGGACGCTGGCCGAGCACGCGGGCGACTCCACCCCGGACGGCATGCAGCACCTGCTGCACCGCGCGAAGTGGGACGCCGACGCGGTCCGCGACGACGTACGCGCCTACGTGGTCGAGCACCTGGCCGATGACGAAGCCGTGCTGGTGGTCGACGAGACCGGCGACCTGAAGAAGGGCACCGCCACGGTCGGCGTCCAGCGCCAGTACACCGGCACGGCGGGCCGGATCGAGAACTCCCAGGTCGCCGTCTACCTCGTCTACTCCGCCGCCTGCGGGCATGCCGCGATCGACCGGGCCCTGTACGTCCCGCGCTCGTGGACCGACGACCTCGACCGCTGCCGGACCGCCGGCATCCCCGAAGACCTCACCTTCACGACCAAGCCGGTACTGGCGGCTCGGATGATCACCCGGGCCCTGGATGCGGGAACGCCCGCCCGCTGGGTCGCCGGCGACGAGGTCTACGGCGACAACCCGCACCTGCGGGCCGCGCTGGAAGACCGCCGGACCGGCTACGTCCTGGCAGTCTCCAGCACCCACCAAGTCGCCACGGTGGCGGGAAAGTTCCCGGCCAAGGCCATCGTGGCGAAGATCCCGAAACGGGCCTGGCAGCGGCGCTCGGCCGGAGCGGGCGCCAAGGGCGAGCGGTACTACGACTGGGCCCAGGCCGACATCCACGGCCCCGCCGACCGGCCCGGGCACTGGTGGCTGCTGGTCCGCCGCAACCGGAGAAGCGGCGAACTCGCCTTCTACCGCTGCTTCTCACCCCACTCCGTCCCGCTGTCCGACCTGGTGCGGGTGGCCGGACGGCGCTGGACGGTGGAGGAGACCTTCCAGGCCGGCAAGGGCTTGGCGGGGCTGGACGAGCACCAGGTCCGCCGCTGGACCTCCTGGCACCGCTGGGTCACCCTCGCGATGCTCGCCCACGCCTTCCTCGCCGTCACCGCAGCCGCCGAGCGCCGCGACCACCCCGCCCCCGACGACCTGATCCCCTTGACCTGCAACGAGATCCAACGCCTGTTCACCACCCTGACAAGCCGGGCCCACGACCTCGCGCACCGACTCCGCTGGTCACACTGGCGACGCCGACATCAGGCCCGCGCCCGCGACTGCCACTACCGACGGCAAGCAGCCGCCCAGCCATGA
- a CDS encoding ArsR/SmtB family transcription factor, with the protein MAWLKLTAASRRHPVFGHPGPLARASLAHPDVALLADLLPQNGDTYIPDLLTPQPGTDAQRRDLIDEQIAQIEATAQDDLLTQVFTHTRTHWNRPLLATTRRIAESGRMQRHLANGLARFWREALADGWPELSSILDQDIAHRGTAIATQGVGRVIGALHPDMAWAGDAVTLATPWDGEIDVTGRDLVLAPSVLNRPDVVIQVDTPGQFVLYYPAQRIGADRDRRSGRIAQVVGNTRAALLAELETARSTAELAARIGCTPGTVSYHLSALHRARLVTKVREGRYVLYRRTAHAAGLLEAARV; encoded by the coding sequence ATGGCGTGGCTGAAACTCACTGCCGCGTCGAGACGGCACCCGGTGTTCGGACATCCCGGACCACTCGCCCGCGCGTCACTTGCCCATCCCGACGTTGCCCTGCTCGCGGACCTGTTGCCGCAGAACGGCGACACCTACATACCCGACCTGCTCACCCCTCAGCCAGGGACGGACGCACAGCGCCGTGACCTGATCGACGAGCAGATCGCGCAGATCGAGGCCACAGCGCAGGACGACCTCCTAACCCAGGTCTTCACTCACACCCGGACCCACTGGAACAGGCCGCTGCTGGCCACAACCCGCCGGATCGCGGAGTCGGGGCGTATGCAGCGGCATCTCGCCAACGGTCTCGCCCGGTTCTGGCGCGAAGCCCTGGCCGACGGCTGGCCCGAACTAAGCTCGATCCTTGATCAGGACATCGCCCACCGCGGGACGGCCATCGCCACCCAGGGCGTCGGCCGGGTGATCGGAGCACTTCATCCCGACATGGCCTGGGCAGGCGACGCGGTCACTCTCGCCACGCCGTGGGACGGTGAAATCGATGTCACCGGCCGGGACCTGGTCCTCGCCCCCAGCGTGCTCAACCGGCCCGACGTCGTCATCCAGGTCGACACCCCCGGGCAGTTCGTCCTCTACTACCCCGCCCAGCGGATCGGAGCCGACCGGGACCGCAGGTCCGGAAGGATCGCGCAGGTGGTCGGCAACACCCGAGCGGCCTTACTGGCGGAGCTCGAAACCGCCCGGTCCACCGCAGAACTCGCCGCCCGGATCGGATGCACGCCAGGGACCGTCTCCTACCACCTCAGCGCCCTGCACCGCGCACGCCTCGTCACCAAGGTCAGAGAGGGGCGCTACGTGTTGTACCGGCGGACCGCACACGCGGCAGGTCTGTTGGAAGCGGCCCGCGTCTAG
- a CDS encoding class I SAM-dependent methyltransferase produces MISSERQEHAISTKLVSPSAVSAEPSKTNDYNSFAEAYAAANETNLVNAYYERPAMLALAGDVAGRRILDAGCGSGALFAALRDRGAVVSGFDTSAGMLELARRRLGDGADLQVADLGSPLPYADDIFDDVTASLVLHYLEDWGPALAELRRVLRPGGRLIASVDHPFAINLIHREAGREAEHNYFDTTKWTVEWTIGGHTALVSRWNRPLHAMIEAFIGAGFRITVISEPEPDPAAREMFPEAIAAKPRFLCFLFFVLQAD; encoded by the coding sequence ATGATCTCAAGTGAGCGCCAAGAGCACGCGATCTCCACCAAGCTGGTCTCGCCGTCCGCAGTGAGTGCGGAACCGTCGAAGACCAACGACTACAACAGCTTCGCCGAGGCGTACGCGGCCGCAAACGAAACCAACCTGGTCAATGCCTACTACGAGCGGCCCGCGATGCTGGCCCTCGCTGGAGACGTGGCCGGCCGACGGATTCTCGACGCCGGCTGCGGGTCGGGGGCCCTGTTTGCCGCGCTGCGCGACCGTGGCGCCGTTGTGAGTGGCTTCGACACGAGTGCCGGGATGCTGGAGCTGGCTCGGCGGCGGCTCGGCGACGGTGCGGACCTGCAGGTGGCGGACCTGGGCAGCCCGCTTCCTTATGCTGATGACATATTCGACGATGTAACGGCGTCCCTGGTGCTGCACTATCTGGAGGACTGGGGGCCGGCGCTGGCCGAGCTGCGACGCGTACTCAGGCCCGGCGGTCGGCTGATCGCATCTGTCGACCATCCCTTTGCCATCAACCTCATACACCGCGAGGCCGGTCGCGAGGCCGAGCACAACTACTTCGACACCACCAAATGGACCGTGGAGTGGACCATTGGCGGCCATACCGCCCTGGTGAGCAGGTGGAACAGGCCGCTGCACGCGATGATCGAGGCTTTCATCGGGGCCGGTTTCCGGATTACGGTCATCAGCGAGCCGGAGCCTGATCCCGCCGCCCGCGAGATGTTCCCCGAGGCCATCGCGGCCAAGCCGCGCTTCCTGTGCTTCCTGTTCTTCGTCCTGCAGGCCGACTAA
- a CDS encoding DUF5677 domain-containing protein, with the protein MTDPTPEQCREAIREIIDDYRKATSAPTQERKRRVVLIGHGWCAEIHRIAEAVLTLIDNGHRHESLVLVRTAWEMTISLHWLSQKGDKGAEGVFFEGARQSKALVKDMTTASFSVPQAVLDATQQLPVDKTEEWETFKRFQAQCDAIDPKRDLYTVYRYLSGSTHPSEHSAFAFLDPRTEPLGLLMKPKSGLPVSEVTMAQCLIWAGRAFDSLISGQPRKQFLKQKARELGLVPVLPHVN; encoded by the coding sequence GTGACCGATCCGACCCCCGAGCAGTGCCGCGAAGCCATACGCGAGATCATCGACGACTACCGCAAGGCCACCTCGGCCCCCACCCAGGAACGCAAGCGCCGCGTCGTCCTCATCGGCCACGGCTGGTGCGCAGAGATCCATCGCATCGCTGAAGCCGTGCTCACGCTGATCGATAACGGCCACCGCCACGAATCGCTGGTCCTCGTGCGTACCGCCTGGGAAATGACCATCAGCCTGCACTGGCTGAGCCAGAAGGGCGATAAAGGCGCCGAAGGCGTCTTCTTCGAGGGGGCCCGCCAGTCGAAAGCCCTCGTCAAGGACATGACGACTGCAAGTTTCAGCGTTCCCCAGGCCGTCCTGGACGCGACACAGCAGCTGCCCGTCGACAAGACCGAGGAATGGGAGACTTTCAAGAGGTTCCAAGCCCAGTGCGATGCAATCGACCCCAAGAGGGATCTGTACACCGTCTACCGCTACTTGAGCGGATCCACCCACCCCAGCGAGCACTCCGCATTCGCCTTCCTCGACCCCCGAACCGAGCCGCTGGGCCTGCTCATGAAACCGAAGAGTGGACTTCCCGTCTCGGAAGTCACCATGGCCCAATGCCTGATCTGGGCCGGGCGGGCCTTTGACTCGCTGATCAGCGGGCAGCCCCGCAAGCAGTTCCTCAAGCAGAAGGCGCGTGAACTCGGTCTCGTCCCGGTGCTGCCGCACGTCAACTAG
- a CDS encoding IS630 family transposase (programmed frameshift), with translation MRYPQGGGLTAERQAFRERVRMEAVAMFADGRGSTEIAKELRVSVRSVQRWRRAWREDGQDAVRSRGPASHPKLSDGLFAVLEEELAKGPIAHGWPDQRWTLARIKTLIGRRFHKSMTLSGISQMLRRRGWSHQVPARRAVERDEAAVRLGEGGVAAPGTTAAALGAWIVFEDEAGFSMTPPTIRTWSRRGSTPVIRVRGRSQRRFSIAALCCYKPGERSRLIYRPKRHTDHKSGGRKSFAWTEYRDLLIAAHQQLDGPIVLIWDNLNVHKDRRMRAFIDAHDWINAYHLPPYAPDFNPVESIWSILRRTSQANTAFTDPEHLIRRLRYGLRQIQYRSDIIDGCLTGTGLTLPTPRLQPQ, from the exons ATGAGGTATCCGCAGGGTGGGGGTCTGACCGCGGAGAGGCAAGCATTCCGTGAGCGGGTCCGGATGGAAGCAGTCGCGATGTTCGCCGACGGGCGGGGCAGCACCGAAATCGCGAAGGAGTTACGGGTCAGTGTCCGGTCCGTCCAGAGGTGGCGGCGGGCCTGGCGGGAGGACGGCCAGGACGCGGTTCGTTCCCGTGGCCCGGCGTCGCATCCGAAGCTGAGCGATGGGCTGTTTGCCGTACTAGAGGAGGAGTTGGCCAAAGGCCCGATCGCTCACGGCTGGCCGGATCAGCGGTGGACGCTGGCCAGGATCAAGACGCTGATCGGCCGGCGGTTCCACAAGAGCATGACGTTGTCGGGCATCTCCCAGATGCTCCGGCGCCGTGGCTGGAGCCACCAGGTTCCGGCCCGTCGTGCCGTCGAGCGGGACGAGGCGGCGGTG CGGCTGGGTGAAGGAGGTGTGGCCGCACCTGGAACCACCGCGGCGGCGCTCGGGGCCTGGATCGTCTTCGAGGACGAGGCAGGATTCTCGATGACGCCGCCGACCATCCGCACCTGGAGCCGGCGCGGATCCACTCCGGTCATCCGGGTCCGAGGCCGTTCCCAGCGCCGTTTCTCCATCGCCGCCCTGTGCTGCTACAAACCCGGCGAACGATCCCGCCTGATCTACCGGCCCAAACGACACACCGACCACAAGAGCGGCGGCCGCAAGAGCTTCGCCTGGACCGAGTACCGCGACCTCCTCATAGCCGCCCACCAGCAGCTGGACGGGCCGATCGTCCTCATCTGGGACAACCTGAACGTCCACAAAGACCGCCGCATGCGGGCCTTCATCGACGCGCACGACTGGATCAACGCCTACCACCTGCCGCCCTACGCACCCGACTTCAACCCGGTGGAAAGCATCTGGTCGATCCTCCGCCGGACCAGCCAGGCCAACACCGCCTTCACCGATCCCGAGCACCTCATTCGCCGACTGCGATACGGGCTCCGCCAGATCCAGTACCGCAGCGACATCATCGACGGATGCCTCACCGGGACCGGACTCACACTGCCGACACCACGCCTACAACCTCAGTAA
- a CDS encoding DUF317 domain-containing protein produces MPHATPDTHNVRLALHPDHSSAVIATISTPDRYLARAVLSEYGFRPTGNDSMVLARIDHDEPHHAEKAAFALRQSGAIVEITAALQEEIDTEWTYGNAPTHWKWLTREEIREATGEAQRIHDDIASGRLVIHLHARDNWTTLAVGTYTGGKSVHLHGEDHLRSEETDYASEAEAVADFHRRHTVAVRPGPAPLTDIEQAANEALGTAPPSTAPAAAPATPAAEEVSQLVPVYANGPGDHEALLNDFFATHGEWEKWRPHDETTIASHESLTLRVEFLHGAAQGDSLWTIAAYESPVGERLWHATATPTTPVEIIRVLLDGLSTEDSWGLGPATPVKEEDLAQASRPLEDTGWPLKCGARLIDWTAPTADGAGLRFDTHVKQGNPLPAWTIWGGNTADNPTWAIHLSTHAPTSLIQDVTFELAHGYSNGPPSLRATGAAPSLIHPPVAVPPPATSHRPASRR; encoded by the coding sequence ATGCCCCACGCCACACCCGACACCCACAACGTCCGCCTGGCCCTCCACCCTGACCACAGCAGCGCCGTGATCGCCACTATCAGCACCCCCGACCGCTACCTCGCCCGCGCCGTGCTCTCCGAGTACGGATTCCGCCCGACCGGCAACGACAGCATGGTCCTGGCCCGAATCGACCACGACGAACCCCACCACGCTGAAAAGGCCGCCTTCGCCCTCCGGCAGAGCGGAGCAATCGTGGAGATCACCGCCGCCCTCCAGGAGGAGATCGACACCGAGTGGACCTACGGCAACGCCCCAACGCACTGGAAGTGGCTGACCCGGGAGGAGATCCGCGAGGCCACGGGTGAAGCCCAGCGGATCCACGACGACATCGCCTCCGGCCGCCTCGTCATCCACCTCCACGCCCGTGACAACTGGACCACCCTCGCAGTGGGCACCTACACCGGAGGCAAGAGCGTCCACCTCCACGGAGAAGACCACCTGCGCTCGGAGGAGACGGACTACGCCTCCGAGGCCGAGGCAGTGGCCGACTTCCATCGCCGCCACACCGTTGCGGTCCGCCCCGGACCAGCCCCTCTCACCGACATCGAGCAAGCCGCCAACGAAGCCCTGGGCACGGCACCGCCGTCCACAGCACCTGCAGCAGCGCCGGCGACCCCCGCGGCTGAGGAGGTGTCACAGCTGGTACCCGTGTATGCCAACGGTCCTGGCGACCACGAAGCCCTTCTCAACGACTTCTTCGCGACCCACGGGGAATGGGAGAAATGGCGCCCGCACGACGAGACCACCATCGCCAGCCACGAATCCCTCACCCTGCGCGTCGAGTTCCTTCACGGCGCAGCCCAAGGCGACAGCCTCTGGACGATCGCCGCCTACGAATCGCCCGTCGGCGAACGCCTCTGGCACGCTACCGCCACCCCAACCACCCCGGTCGAGATCATCCGCGTCCTCCTCGACGGCCTCAGCACCGAGGACTCCTGGGGCCTGGGCCCCGCCACCCCCGTCAAGGAGGAAGACCTCGCCCAAGCATCCCGCCCCCTCGAAGACACGGGCTGGCCTCTGAAATGCGGAGCCCGGCTGATCGACTGGACCGCACCCACGGCCGACGGGGCAGGTCTCCGCTTCGACACCCACGTCAAGCAAGGCAACCCGCTGCCGGCCTGGACCATCTGGGGCGGAAACACGGCCGACAACCCCACATGGGCCATCCACCTCTCCACACACGCCCCCACGTCCCTCATCCAGGACGTCACCTTTGAACTCGCTCACGGCTACAGCAACGGGCCGCCCTCACTCCGCGCCACCGGCGCAGCCCCCAGCCTCATCCATCCGCCGGTTGCGGTCCCACCCCCGGCCACATCGCACCGCCCGGCTTCCAGGCGCTGA